From the Helicobacter mustelae genome, the window CTAGACATCAGCCCTACAAAAAAAAGCATTGCAAACACCATCAACAACCGCATCCCTCAAGCAGCACCGGTCATAAATAGCACCCTTTCTCAAATCCCCAACTTCATCAATCTCACCAATGAAAACATTGCAATCGGCTCGCTCAACATCATCTACCCACTCTACACAGGCGGGCGACGCATAAGCGGAATTAAGATCGCCAAACTCCAAGAAAAAGACTCCATAGAAGCCCTACGCCTCAAAAAACTCGCCACCTTTGAGGAGCTCAACAAAATCTATTATGGAGTCTTGCTGCAAAGAGAGATCTTGCAAACCCTGCAAGACATCCAAAAAGGCGCAGAGATTCACTACCAAAACGCAAAAAAACTCTACAAAGCCGGACAGATCGCAAAAATCGAAGTGCTGGGCGCGCAGGTGGCGCTGGATAAAGCAAAAAACAAAGTCAAAGAGGCAAGCAACACGCTAGAAGTCTCCAAGATGGCCCTAGATATCGCGCTAGATCTCAAAGGCGCCAATCCCACCTCCACCATCAAAGTAGAAAAAATCCAGATGAGTGAAGAAAGCTTGGTGCAAAGAACACTAGATTCCTATCCCATCCTAAAGAGCCTGGATCACAAAGTCGGTGTGGCAAAGGAAATGCGTCATATGGAGATTTCTAGATTCCTGCCAGAAGTCTCTGTTATGGGGTCTTATTTCTTGGATAATCGCTTTTTGTTAGGCAATCAATCCCTCCCCTCTTGGTATGTGGGAGTCTTTGGAAAGCTACCCATTATCACACCTGGGGGCAGGATCCCTCATGTGCAGGCTGCAAAAATCGCAGAGATGCAGCTAGACAAAACCAAATCTCAAGCCATCAAAGACATGGAAGTGCTCGCGCGCAAGACCTACAAAGAAGTGACCTTCGCCCAGCAAGAATACTGGAGCCTAGACTCTAGCATCAAGCTTGCAGAAGAAAACCTAAAGCTCCAGGAAGAAGCCTTCATTCAAGGGCTTGCCACAAGCGTACAGGTCACAGATGCGCGCAATCTCCTTGCAAGCACCTTGGTAGAACAAAAAACCATTGCCTACAAATACATTGTTTTGCTTTCCAAAATGATGGCACTCAGCGATGACATTGCGCTATTTTATAAAATCCAATACTAAGGAACTGCATGGAAGAGAAAAAAAATAAGGAAAAACAAGACTCCGCGCAAAGAGCCAAAAAGGATGCAGAAAAAGAGGTCAAAAAGGCGCGCAAAAAAATAGAAAAAGAGGCGCGCAAAAGAGCAAAAGAAGAAGCCAAAAAAGAAAAAACACAGGAAAGAGAGTCTAAGTGGGCGGGGTTTTTTGGAACCAAAAAGGATAAAAATGACAAAAAAAGCACAAATGAGGCGCCAAAAAACAAAGGAGAAAAGTCAAAAGAGAGCAAAAAAGACAAGAAGCAAAAAAGGCTGCTTGTGCCAGAGATTGAGCATCTCAAGATAGAGCTCAATCCCAAAAAAGAAGAAGAGAAACAAGAGAACAAAGAAGAGGTAAAAAAGCTCCAAGAGCCAAAAGAGGAGAAAAAGGCACAGAAAGAAGACAGGGAAGAGAAAGAAAAAGAATCCAAAAAGGACAAAAAGAAATCCAAAAAAAGAAAAAAGGGATTTCTCAAGTTCCTTTTATTCCTCCTTGGTATTGGCATCATCATCTGGCTTAGCGTGACTTTCTATCGCGCCTATCTTCCCAAACCTCTGCGTTTGCAGGGCCAAATCACTGCTAGAGAATATAGCCTAAGCTCCAAACTCGCTGGCAGAGTTGAAAATCTCAAGGTCAAAAAAGGAGACATGGTACAAAAAGGCGAGCTCATCTATCAAATCCATAGCCCCGAAGTAGAGGCCAAGCTCGCCCAAGCTCAAGCAAGCTATGAAGCTGCAAAGGCAATCAGCCAAGAAACCAGCAAAGGCGCGCGCGATGAGACCATCATCTCAGCAAAAGATGTCTACTCCAGCGCAAAAACCATGACAGAACTAGCAAAAAAAACCTATGATCGCCTAGAGGGCCTCTATAAAAACGGAGTGGTGAGCTTGCAAAAGCGCGATGAGGCCTATGCGGCATACCAGAGTGCAAAATACCGCGAAAATGTCGCCTACCAGCAATACAAAATCGCCCTAGATGGAGCGCGCGATGAGACCAAAAAAGCAGCCTTTGAGAAGCAGAAAGCAGCCCAGGGGCAGGTGAGTGAGGTGGAGGCCTATATCAAAGACATCAATGTCTATGCGCCAATTAGCGGGGAGGTGAGCAATGTACTGCTCCATGATGGGGAGCTAAGTCCTAGTGGATTCCCTGTCGTGCTGCTAGTGGATACCAAAGATGTGTGGCTGCGCCTTAGCATCAATGAGCAATACCTCTCCAAATTCCAAAAAGATGCCGTCTTTGAGGGCTATATCCCAGCCCTTGACAAAACCATAAAATTCAAGGTCAATTATGTCTCTGTCATGGGAGATTTTGCCACATGGAAAGCCACAAGCAGTGGTAAGGGTTATGACATGAAAAGCTATGAGATTGATGCGGTTCCACTAGAGGAGATTGAAGGCTGGCGCATGGGGATGAGCGTCCTAGTTGAGGTCCCTTGATGCCCCGGCTCTTCCTCATCCTCTCCCACTCAAAATTCCTCTGGATCCTCTACATCGTTCTTCCACTGGCATTTTGCGGCATCATTTATAGCATCTTTGTAGATGCCCTTCCCAGATCCCTGCCTATTGGTGTCGTGGATGAAGATCACAGCAGCCTCTCGCGAGATCTCCTCTATGCTGCAGCAAATTCTGCCACGCTCAAAATCACCAAGCAATACCATTCCATCAAAGAGGCCAAGGAAGACTTAAGCATCGCTAAAATCTATGCACTCCTAGTCATCCCCAAAAATTTGCAGAAAAACATCAAAATGGGAGTGGAGCAGAGTGTTGGATTTTACTACAATGCCCAATTCATCCTCATTGGCAAGGCATTAGATAGTGCGATGCTCCAGATCATTTCAAGCATCAATGCCAAACTCCAAGCAGGCAAAAATCTCATAAAAGCCACCAACATCAACATGGCTCTAAGCCAAAGCGTGCCCATTCTCCCTCATATTAATTTGCTTTTCAATGCCAAAAGCAATTATGCCCAATTCTTGGTCACGCTCATTTTGCCCTGCATCTGGCAGATCCTCATCGCCCTTGGCATACTCAATCTCCTCTCCTATCCCCTCAAAAACAGCAAGGATTTTTGGGCGCGCTTTGGCTTCAATCTTTTTATATTTACCTTCTGGGGCATGGCAATGGTTTATTTTTTTGCCAAGATGGATTATCCACTCCTTGGCTCTATCCCGCTGATTTTCCTAGGCTTTGTGGTGCTAGGAATTGCGATTAGCTCTGTGGTGATTTTTTTGCAATCCCTTCTCCAAGAGCCCACCAGATCCATCTCGTTCATCGCAGCCTACACAGCCCCAAGCCTAGCATTTGCAGGCGTGACCTACCCACAAAGTGCCATGGATCATTTTGCATTATTGTGGAATCATATTTTGCCCATCTCCTATTTCATGGAATTTTATTTCCAGCAGGCAAATTATGGCGGGTCCATCCTAGGAGGCCTTGAGATCCTTGCCAAAATGCTGCCCTTTTTTGGCTTCTTATTTTTGGGCTTTTGCATCTACAAACTGCGGGGAAAAATATGAGTCTTGCCAAAGTCTTAATCTCTGAATTCAAATTCCTTTTTTCCAATATCATCATCTTGCTTACTGTATTTGGTGGCTCGCTGATTTATCTTTTGCTCTATCCCACCCCCTACAAGTCCGATGTGATCCTGCATCAAAAAATCGCCATTGTAGACTTAGATCAAACCAAGCTCAGCCAAGAACTCATCTTCATGCTCAATGCCGCCCCACAAGTGGATGTAACTTCCATCCTTGGCTCAGAAAAAGAAGCTAGAGACAAGGTCCTGCGAGGCGAAATTCTAGGCTATGTCTCCATCCCCAAGGGCTTTGAATCCGATCTTCACAAAGGCATCAGCGCCAAGCTTGACTATGTGGTCAATGCCTCCTATTTCTCCGCATATGGCGCGATCATGGAGGGCATCAATAATGCAGTAAGCACGCTTAGTGATGCCATAAAAATCCAGCGCAAAATCCTAACAGGTCAAGAAATCCACCAAAATCCCGACCTCCTCAAAAAAGAAAGCATCCCCCTCTACAACCCCACCAATGGCTATCTCAACTACGCTCTAGCAGCGATTTTGATCTTTATCCTGCATCAGACTGCAGTGGCTGGGAGCATGCTCATGGGTGCATTCCAAAATGCGCAGAACTCCAAGGGCGCCTACTACAAAGAAGCGCCATTTTTCAAAGTCCTGATAGCTAGAATCCTCATTTTTATGGGGATTTATATCCTGCTTTTTTTGCTGTATTTTGGCTTATTTTTCCAGATCTATCACATCAACGTGCACGCCAGTGATCTGGATTTTTGGTGTTTTGCGCTCGCGCTCATCTTTGCGATGGTATCCCTGGGAAGCTTTCTGGGACTGTTTATCAAAGACACTGCACTCCCCACCCAAATCGTACTCATCTCCTCCCTGCCCATCGTCTTTGCCCTAGGCTTCATCTGGCCTAGCGACCTCATTCCCCTCCCCATCAGAGCTTTCATGAATCTGCTACCAGCTTATCATGGAGTCAATGGCTTTTTGCACCTCAATCAAATGGGTGCACCCCTCTCTCAAGTCATGCCAGAGTTTTTTTGGCTGCTGGGGCTTGGGGGATTTTTTTGCATCTGCGCGATATGCACCCAATCCCTTAGAAAAAGAAAAATTTAAATGCAATGGGATACCTGACCAGGCGCGGGGGATTAGAGGGGAAGCATTTTAAAACCCCCTGCGGGCCCCGCCCGCGTAAAAAGTAGAGCCTGACCGGGGTGGGGGATGGATAAGGGGGAGGGAGCGACTTTGCCATTCAAGCCCCCTCCCCCTTGTCAAAGAAAAAGAAGCAACCCCCGCAAAGGGAGTGAGAGAAAAGCAGTATCAGGTTATTCGAGGAAAAAGTGCTACAGATCGAGAGAAAAAAGTATTTTTTTGGAAAGTGCTTTGCTTGCATTTTTGGTTCAACCCACCAAAAGGGCGGGGCAAAAGCCCCAAAGCGTTACCTCTTGAGTAGAATCTCCAACCTAAACCAAAAAAGGCTAAATTTGAAGTATAATACCCTTGTAGGACGCTTTTTGCTATGTCTCTTCATAGCTCGTCCTTTTTGGTAGTTTAGCCCCTCTCTTCAAAGAGGGGCGTTGCTATTATAGCAAAGCACTTAGATTTATTCTATTTAGCAATTTACCTCTAGCTTCCCCTAATCCCCATCACCAAAGAATAAAATCCTTCCCCCCATCATCCACGGTAAGATAGAGCCTAATGTTAAGAATGCAGTGGTTGCAGCACAAGGGTGTAGGGGGCCGCGTAGGGTGGTGTGCGAGAGCAGGGCACGGGCACAAGTGGGAGCATTTTAAAAAATCCCTGTGGGCGTATGCCCACGGTAAAAAGTAGAGCCTGACCGGGGTGGGGGTCCATAAGGGGGAGGGGTGACTTCGCGCACGAGCGAAGCTCTTGCCCATACTTGCCATTCAAACCCCTCCCCCTTGTGAAAGAAAAAAGCAGCTCCCGCGTAAGGGTGGCAATAGCAAAAAGAAAACCCTCCTCGGGAAAACGAGGAAAAGAGCAGCCGCGCAAGGAGGGTAGAAAAAGAAACCTCGCAGGGGATAAGGAAAAAAGAAACTTCTCGAGTCATCGAAAAGTAACCCTCCTTGAGCCATCAAGGAAGAACCCTCACACAGATCTAAAAAACCCCGCGCAAGGGAGCAAGAAACCCCCTTGAGTCATCGAGAGAAAGGCCAGAGAAAATAAAGCTTAATTTCATCAGAGGGTTTTATACCATCACCAAAGCCACTCCGCATAAAGAGAAGTGAGCAAAGAAAACACAGCCTTTGCTTGATGTCTTTGATAAACTCGCTTTGTATTGGTAAAATTCCCTTGTAATTTTTGGAGTTTGATAAAAGAAGGTGATGGGATGCATGCTATAAAGACACAGGAAAGCCAAAAGAAAAAAACACTAAAAACAAGCCAAGTCAAAGAGAATAGGATGCAAACCCCAAGCCAAAGAGATTCAAGGAGTTTGAGGAAGGTAATAATATGAATTCTGTAGAGAAATTACTCCAAACCCTCTGCCCTCATGGTGTGGAGTTTAAAACACTCGAGGAAGTTTTTACAATTGGAAATGGTTACACTCCATCAAAAAAGAATCCTGAATTTTGGGAGAATGGGAACATTCCTTGGTTTAGAATGGAAGACATCCGACAAAATGGCAGAATCCTAGAGGATTCTATTCAGCACATTACCCCAAAAGCTTTAAAAGGTGGGAAGCTATTCCCTAAGGGTTCGATTATCATCTCTACGACAGCAACCATAGGAGAACATGCTCTTTTAATCGTTGATTCCTTAGCGAATCAACGATTCACTTTTTTGAGTAAAAAAGTGAATTGTGATATTGCTCTGGATGAAAAATATTTTTTCTATCATTGCTTTGTATTGGGAGAATGGTGTAGAAAGAATATCAATGTCTCAGGTTTTGCCTCTGTGGATATGGCTGCCTTTAGAAAATATAAGTTTCCCCTTCCCCCTCTGGAAGTCCAAAGAGAGATTGTGAAGATTTTAGACACATTTACAGAATTAAATACAGAATTAAATACAGAATTAAAGTTACGCAAAAAGCAGTATGAATACTATCGCAATTGGCTGCTCTCTTTTGGCGATGTGGATGCAAGCAAAGAAGGAGCAGAGCAGAGACTAAGAGATAAATCCTATCCCAAAGCCCTCAAAGCATTGCTACTCTCTCTCTGCCCTCATGGTGTGGAGTTTAGGAAGTTGGGGGAGGTGGGGAGATTTACTAGAGGCAATGGACTTTTAAAAAGCAATCTACAAACCCATGGCAAGCCCGTCGTGCATTATGGACAAATTTATACTCGGTATGGCCTTGCAACTGAGAAAACGATTTCATACGTTAGTGAAACTCTA encodes:
- a CDS encoding ABC transporter permease is translated as MSLAKVLISEFKFLFSNIIILLTVFGGSLIYLLLYPTPYKSDVILHQKIAIVDLDQTKLSQELIFMLNAAPQVDVTSILGSEKEARDKVLRGEILGYVSIPKGFESDLHKGISAKLDYVVNASYFSAYGAIMEGINNAVSTLSDAIKIQRKILTGQEIHQNPDLLKKESIPLYNPTNGYLNYALAAILIFILHQTAVAGSMLMGAFQNAQNSKGAYYKEAPFFKVLIARILIFMGIYILLFLLYFGLFFQIYHINVHASDLDFWCFALALIFAMVSLGSFLGLFIKDTALPTQIVLISSLPIVFALGFIWPSDLIPLPIRAFMNLLPAYHGVNGFLHLNQMGAPLSQVMPEFFWLLGLGGFFCICAICTQSLRKRKI
- a CDS encoding TolC family protein, with translation MKKVLFFLCGLISLTSGQDITSKQAWEYVLEHNDGIKAEELGLRRQEKLTLASKLSFLPEINITALYMHLANPIHLDISPTKKSIANTINNRIPQAAPVINSTLSQIPNFINLTNENIAIGSLNIIYPLYTGGRRISGIKIAKLQEKDSIEALRLKKLATFEELNKIYYGVLLQREILQTLQDIQKGAEIHYQNAKKLYKAGQIAKIEVLGAQVALDKAKNKVKEASNTLEVSKMALDIALDLKGANPTSTIKVEKIQMSEESLVQRTLDSYPILKSLDHKVGVAKEMRHMEISRFLPEVSVMGSYFLDNRFLLGNQSLPSWYVGVFGKLPIITPGGRIPHVQAAKIAEMQLDKTKSQAIKDMEVLARKTYKEVTFAQQEYWSLDSSIKLAEENLKLQEEAFIQGLATSVQVTDARNLLASTLVEQKTIAYKYIVLLSKMMALSDDIALFYKIQY
- a CDS encoding restriction endonuclease subunit S; translation: MNSVEKLLQTLCPHGVEFKTLEEVFTIGNGYTPSKKNPEFWENGNIPWFRMEDIRQNGRILEDSIQHITPKALKGGKLFPKGSIIISTTATIGEHALLIVDSLANQRFTFLSKKVNCDIALDEKYFFYHCFVLGEWCRKNINVSGFASVDMAAFRKYKFPLPPLEVQREIVKILDTFTELNTELNTELKLRKKQYEYYRNWLLSFGDVDASKEGAEQRLRDKSYPKALKALLLSLCPHGVEFRKLGEVGRFTRGNGLLKSNLQTHGKPVVHYGQIYTRYGLATEKTISYVSETLFAKLKKAKPKDILIAVTSENVKDVGKSTVWLGDEEVAFSGEMYSYSTDQNPKFIAYYFQTSKFQKEKEKIVTGTKVIRIHEDDLKQIKIPLPPLEVQREIVKILDDFSTLTEDLSSGIPAEIAARKKQYEYYRDKLLTFTPLIKEGE
- a CDS encoding ABC transporter permease; the encoded protein is MPRLFLILSHSKFLWILYIVLPLAFCGIIYSIFVDALPRSLPIGVVDEDHSSLSRDLLYAAANSATLKITKQYHSIKEAKEDLSIAKIYALLVIPKNLQKNIKMGVEQSVGFYYNAQFILIGKALDSAMLQIISSINAKLQAGKNLIKATNINMALSQSVPILPHINLLFNAKSNYAQFLVTLILPCIWQILIALGILNLLSYPLKNSKDFWARFGFNLFIFTFWGMAMVYFFAKMDYPLLGSIPLIFLGFVVLGIAISSVVIFLQSLLQEPTRSISFIAAYTAPSLAFAGVTYPQSAMDHFALLWNHILPISYFMEFYFQQANYGGSILGGLEILAKMLPFFGFLFLGFCIYKLRGKI
- a CDS encoding HlyD family secretion protein; protein product: MGIIIWLSVTFYRAYLPKPLRLQGQITAREYSLSSKLAGRVENLKVKKGDMVQKGELIYQIHSPEVEAKLAQAQASYEAAKAISQETSKGARDETIISAKDVYSSAKTMTELAKKTYDRLEGLYKNGVVSLQKRDEAYAAYQSAKYRENVAYQQYKIALDGARDETKKAAFEKQKAAQGQVSEVEAYIKDINVYAPISGEVSNVLLHDGELSPSGFPVVLLVDTKDVWLRLSINEQYLSKFQKDAVFEGYIPALDKTIKFKVNYVSVMGDFATWKATSSGKGYDMKSYEIDAVPLEEIEGWRMGMSVLVEVP